Proteins from one Oryza sativa Japonica Group chromosome 12, ASM3414082v1 genomic window:
- the LOC112937349 gene encoding uncharacterized protein, with amino-acid sequence MATAAGRYEDSGVSVSFRRKAAYTAASLLVFLVAGQLPLYGVKKYNGDKDVPDPLYWMNCMFASSNNTLMTLGIIPLLLSEMAVRIFSALIITRWPPFHHVRLNRARKLLAIAMAMVMAVSGVLSAGVAAELGTMASLVVMFQLFLGGMIAIYLDELLQKGYGLLSGVSLFAAANCCACIFWKAFTAEDPLLHWAAIIVFFKLVLQLQSCHITLPAVTSPDDPTLQTTYTISPSYMAYVPILFQPAFFSFPLVSISQTLSIKYGETNRVVNLLGKWQQMCKYPGYYVPVARIASYVTTPPSFGEIVTGDPGSLLYAVFLLTGCAFLSLFCFKVCAKSSKRYLVRLVGKPKQTRLSPDDEQLPDEDESISPKQCRRYMTIAAIFVGFCVGFLSLLAGFLGLDGPAIMLAVTVIHSVVQGRNTDQIGAFGL; translated from the exons ATGGCAACTGCTGCTGGTAGATATGAAGACAGCGGAGTCAGTGTCTCTTTCCGGCGGAAGGCGGCGTACACGGCGGCGTCGCTGctcgtcttcctcgtcgccggccagctGCCGCTCTATGGCGTCAAGAAGTACAACGGCGACAAGGATGTCCCGGATCCCTTGTACTGGATGAATTGCATGTTTGCGTCAAGCAATAACACCCTGATGACTCTTGGGATCatccctcttcttctctccgaGATGGCCGTCCGCATCTTCTCCGCACTCATCATCACCAGGTGGCCACCCTTCCATCATGTGCGCCT GAACAGAGCAAGAAAGTTGTTGGCGATAGCCATGGCCATGGTGATGGCAGTTTCCGGTGTGCTATCTGCCGGCGTTGCAGCAGAGCTTGGCACGATGGCTTCACTTGTTGTCATGTTTCAACTTTTCCTCGGCGGTATGATTGCCATTTATCTGGATGAGCTCCTTCAGAAGGGATATGGATTGCTGTCCGGTGTCTCCTTGTTTGCAGCCGCCAATTGTTG TGCGTGTATTTTTTGGAAGGCGTTCACAGCTGAAGACCCCTTGCTACACTGGGCTGCTATCATCGTCTTCTTCAAGCTTGTGCTGCAACTACAGAGCTGCCACATCACTTTgccagcggtgacgtcaccggaTGATCCTACTCTGCAAACCACATACACCATCAGCCCATCCTACATGGCCTACGTGCCCATCCTCTTTCAACCTGCATTCTTCTCCTTTCCCCTCGTTTCCATCTCACAG acGCTTAGCATCAAGTATGGGGAGACGAATAGAGTGGTAAATCTGCTGGGTAAGTGGCAGCAAATGTGCAAGTATCCTGGCTACTACGTTCCTGTCGCTAGGATCGCCTCCTACGTCACTACGCCACCATC CTTCGGTGAGATAGTAACAGGAGACCCGGGTTCTCTTCTTTATGCCGTGTTCCTGCTTACTGGATGTGCTTTTCTCTCACTATTTTGCTTCAAAGTTTGtgcaaaaagttcaaaaagataTCTGGTCAGGCTGGTTGGG AAGCCGAAACAAACAAGACTGTCGCCTGATGATGAACAGCTGCCTGACGAGGACGAGTCGATTAGCCCCAAGCAATGCAGGCGATACATGACCATTGCAGCAATTTTTGTTGGATTTTGTGTTGGTTTCCTGAGCCTCTTGGCAGGTTTCTTGGGATTGGATGGCCCTGCAATCATGCTTGCCGTGACTGTCATCCATTCGGTCGTCCAAGGTAGGAACACTGATCAGATTGGTGCCTTTGGCCTCTGA